From uncultured Desulfobacter sp., the proteins below share one genomic window:
- a CDS encoding glycosyltransferase — MTTISATIFVLSLLAISGFFFIYPLMILAASIFRYKSRVSHHFGKPYISMIIVVRNGEDLILKKIENAISIEYPSDQYEIIIFSDGSTDKTVEKVQPFLNDRIHLYKSEEHTGKFQGLNKAVDASKGDIIFFSDADAMLDPKAVVTMTKHFSDPQIGGVCGRRIIGEQKKLLAEAQDRYFSFDAWTKKIESRSGSITSNDGKLFAIRRDLFSPVPPGVTDDLYMALNIVKKKKRFVFESDALAFIRLPSRSVKHEIERRQRIVSTSLMGIFLMRDLLNPFEYGLYSLNLFLNKILRRLLPFFLVILFASNLYLSLYNPFYFITFFFQVLFYSMALIYPLIFQKREDQRIISRASSIVFYFCIGNIGGLFGVFNFLMGKRIVKWTPIKNDSQEDD, encoded by the coding sequence TTGACAACTATAAGCGCCACGATATTTGTTCTGTCCTTACTTGCCATTTCAGGATTTTTTTTCATTTACCCTCTCATGATCCTGGCAGCGTCTATTTTCAGATACAAAAGCCGGGTTTCTCATCATTTTGGGAAACCTTATATCAGCATGATTATTGTGGTGAGAAACGGTGAAGATCTTATTCTAAAAAAAATAGAAAATGCAATATCCATAGAATATCCTTCAGATCAATATGAGATCATCATTTTTTCTGATGGTTCCACAGATAAGACCGTAGAGAAAGTTCAGCCCTTTTTGAATGATAGGATTCATTTATATAAGAGTGAAGAACATACCGGAAAATTTCAGGGTTTGAATAAAGCCGTGGACGCGTCCAAAGGTGATATCATCTTTTTTTCAGATGCGGATGCCATGCTTGACCCCAAAGCTGTTGTGACCATGACAAAACATTTTTCCGATCCTCAGATCGGCGGGGTTTGTGGTCGCAGAATCATTGGTGAGCAAAAAAAATTACTGGCTGAGGCCCAGGACCGTTATTTTTCTTTTGATGCCTGGACCAAAAAAATCGAGAGCAGATCAGGCAGCATTACATCAAATGACGGAAAATTATTTGCCATCAGGCGTGACTTGTTTTCTCCTGTGCCGCCGGGTGTAACGGATGACCTTTATATGGCATTGAATATAGTCAAAAAGAAAAAAAGATTTGTCTTTGAATCCGATGCCCTTGCCTTTATCAGGCTGCCTTCCAGATCAGTGAAACACGAGATTGAAAGAAGGCAGAGAATTGTTTCAACAAGCCTTATGGGGATATTTCTGATGCGGGATCTATTGAATCCCTTTGAATATGGCCTCTATAGCCTTAACCTTTTTCTCAATAAAATTCTCAGAAGATTGCTCCCATTTTTTTTAGTGATCCTGTTTGCAAGCAACTTATACCTTTCTCTTTACAACCCGTTCTACTTTATTACTTTTTTTTTTCAGGTACTTTTTTATTCCATGGCTTTAATATATCCCCTGATTTTCCAAAAAAGGGAAGACCAGAGGATAATAAGCAGGGCATCGTCAATTGTTTTTTATTTTTGCATTGGAAATATTGGCGGGCTGTTTGGTGTATTTAATTTCCTTATGGGTAAACGGATCGTAAAATGGACACCCATAAAAAATGATTCACAGGAGGACGATTAA
- a CDS encoding glycosyltransferase, which yields MKTTVESYQGNLPYDDGILFSVIIPSYNEEANINRCVGSIRLNNASKFPFEIILVDNGSTDSTVSKVESLGIHIIKNESGKRCKIAELRNMGAKQAKGKIIAFLDADMTVPDNWLETAWSYFREGFEGALGFVEAVPPEAGWVGKIWGERDLHRRKKKTDVDFLPGRNIFINHHVFNKIGGFNQFLLTSEDKDLTVRVMKAGYRVISIPDITVIHYGYEKNFREFVQKEFWRQSSTLQYAKETRFSFRSLKNPLFSSWHFIFFIILAATLFIQNVFLVLSAFIMWILPSALIAVSNSGTRQSFERIALLFFLTFVRWNVAGAALLYQFIHEGIRHIKRWQA from the coding sequence TTGAAGACAACTGTTGAATCATATCAAGGCAATTTGCCGTATGACGATGGTATATTGTTTTCGGTTATCATACCGTCATATAATGAAGAGGCGAATATAAACAGGTGCGTCGGATCGATCCGTTTAAATAATGCAAGTAAGTTTCCCTTTGAAATCATCCTGGTGGACAATGGCTCGACAGACAGTACGGTAAGTAAAGTAGAAAGCCTTGGCATTCATATAATTAAAAATGAATCAGGCAAACGGTGCAAAATTGCGGAATTAAGGAACATGGGGGCTAAACAGGCGAAGGGTAAGATCATCGCTTTTCTTGATGCGGATATGACAGTTCCTGACAACTGGCTTGAAACAGCATGGAGTTACTTCCGGGAAGGATTTGAAGGCGCCCTTGGATTTGTTGAGGCTGTGCCGCCGGAAGCCGGATGGGTGGGAAAGATATGGGGAGAGCGTGATTTACACCGGCGAAAGAAAAAAACGGATGTGGATTTTCTTCCAGGTAGAAATATTTTTATCAACCATCATGTCTTTAATAAAATAGGCGGTTTTAACCAATTTCTTTTGACATCAGAAGATAAAGATCTTACTGTGAGGGTAATGAAGGCAGGGTACAGAGTGATCTCTATCCCTGATATTACCGTAATTCATTACGGATATGAGAAAAATTTCAGAGAGTTTGTTCAAAAAGAATTCTGGAGGCAAAGTTCCACACTCCAGTATGCAAAAGAGACCCGATTTTCTTTTAGATCTCTGAAAAATCCTCTTTTCAGTTCTTGGCATTTTATTTTTTTTATCATTCTTGCGGCAACGCTGTTTATACAGAATGTTTTTCTTGTTTTATCTGCTTTTATAATGTGGATTTTGCCATCAGCGCTGATCGCTGTTTCGAATTCTGGAACCAGGCAATCTTTCGAAAGAATAGCCCTTTTGTTTTTTTTAACTTTTGTCAGGTGGAATGTCGCCGGCGCGGCACTTCTCTACCAGTTTATTCACGAAGGCATACGCCACATAAAAAGATGGCAGGCTTGA
- a CDS encoding O-antigen ligase family protein: MKDINQSIPIAVLTGIILSAASIVLLLQPVPWLALLPPLLLPALLLLGRYPEYGYYLMVVLIPMNAWQGLLDKYQFLTISKLVGIFILFAVLYKIITGQEMFSRIKTNMWYPLGGFFLISVISTLYSNYYLSCIDDLRKIITAFLFFALTIFFIREKQLNKTLPILLITSTSFSAFIAVVGKIFKIDALFIAMNAETTTQRAIGTANDPNFYAAMILVSLPLIAHFFFYTTSTRDRIVFLILFIHNCYAVILTYSRAVMLVLCFTLTLILIEHFKRIRLNYLGFLIIIVGILGSIAVSKMPEMTIWERMMTLMTPQADLSLTRRASYIQVAKEAVVYDPLIGSGPGTFPFVYMNSRYAAALATNESGFARAAHNTYLEVLVGTGFIGFTLFLTAFFFGIQNFFKTQKCLKNITKYYEASYVRAMTYSFLSLSFSFLFLSGVYRKYLWLFLGLSVVVAHLYNTNGGGPIEDNC, from the coding sequence ATGAAAGATATCAACCAAAGCATACCTATTGCAGTTCTTACTGGAATAATTTTATCTGCAGCAAGTATCGTGCTGTTGTTGCAGCCTGTTCCATGGCTGGCACTGCTGCCCCCCCTCCTGTTGCCTGCTCTCCTTTTATTGGGTCGGTATCCTGAGTATGGTTATTATTTGATGGTTGTACTCATACCCATGAACGCCTGGCAGGGGTTATTGGATAAATACCAGTTTTTAACTATTTCAAAATTAGTTGGAATATTCATCTTATTTGCTGTTCTATATAAAATTATAACCGGACAGGAAATGTTCAGCCGTATAAAGACCAATATGTGGTATCCGCTTGGAGGTTTTTTCCTGATCTCCGTCATATCAACATTGTATTCAAATTATTATTTATCTTGTATAGATGACTTAAGAAAAATTATCACAGCTTTTCTTTTTTTTGCCCTTACAATATTTTTCATCAGAGAAAAGCAATTAAATAAAACCTTGCCGATTTTGTTGATCACCAGTACATCCTTTTCAGCATTTATTGCTGTTGTTGGAAAGATATTCAAGATAGATGCACTTTTTATTGCTATGAATGCGGAAACTACTACCCAACGAGCTATCGGCACAGCAAATGATCCTAATTTTTATGCAGCAATGATCCTTGTAAGCCTACCACTAATCGCACACTTTTTCTTTTACACCACTTCAACAAGGGACAGAATAGTATTTTTAATCCTTTTCATACATAACTGCTATGCTGTTATTCTCACCTATTCACGCGCTGTTATGCTGGTGCTTTGTTTTACCCTTACATTGATTCTGATTGAACATTTTAAAAGAATCAGACTCAACTATTTAGGATTTTTGATTATTATCGTCGGTATTCTGGGCAGCATAGCTGTTTCCAAAATGCCAGAAATGACTATCTGGGAACGTATGATGACACTTATGACACCCCAGGCGGATTTATCTCTCACAAGAAGGGCAAGTTATATACAGGTCGCTAAAGAGGCTGTTGTCTATGATCCGCTCATAGGCTCCGGGCCAGGAACTTTCCCATTTGTTTATATGAACAGCAGATACGCAGCAGCCCTTGCAACAAATGAATCCGGATTTGCCCGGGCAGCCCATAATACCTATCTGGAGGTTCTTGTTGGAACGGGGTTCATAGGTTTCACCCTGTTTCTAACCGCATTTTTTTTCGGAATACAAAATTTTTTTAAGACCCAGAAGTGTTTAAAAAATATAACAAAATATTATGAGGCCTCTTATGTTAGGGCTATGACATACTCCTTTCTTTCTCTCTCTTTTTCCTTTCTGTTTCTCAGCGGTGTATATCGAAAGTATCTCTGGCTTTTTCTAGGACTATCTGTCGTAGTCGCTCACCTTTATAATACAAATGGAGGAGGTCCAATTGAAGACAACTGTTGA
- a CDS encoding GNVR domain-containing protein, protein METKIITNDALIRTSVQELMKQGVSLSITQSRLKAFLKKIIINPLKRFAVNLGLKKEAETVSLVDQISMKIASNLKTVILPGSNIIEVKSYHNNPAQGALILGSMFDNYLKFRHKLFSDPNAGDLFREQTKTYIDEIDQLQQERLKLLKDFSISDIHKEIVNQLDIILSMKKDLFVLEDEFLEKQMTMAYMNKLLLEYEPAKNGQYKPFPYDFDDEKIKNFSNRLDDLLFEYHDTLRVFKADTKKGRFLKNQINKLWIEQVELIRKKIELQKNDLETLSQIIDTKKKNIAGFIDRNEQLIEVQSRLGRLDSQISLLKKNYETFYQKLEESKIEQASEASQMSNVQILSRPSIPDKPFFPRKIIVIPLGILTGFLIGISVALIREFFDNTYKTPFQVTRHLNLPCIGSIGYSEEIIEQPVITKKMRKLFLIISIITIAFVLLFFPR, encoded by the coding sequence TTGGAAACAAAAATCATTACAAATGATGCGCTGATTCGAACATCAGTACAAGAACTTATGAAACAAGGCGTTTCTTTGTCCATTACGCAAAGCCGTCTTAAAGCTTTCCTTAAAAAAATAATAATAAACCCCTTAAAACGTTTTGCTGTAAATCTGGGCCTTAAAAAAGAGGCGGAGACAGTCTCCCTTGTGGACCAGATCAGCATGAAAATTGCTTCAAACCTAAAAACAGTTATCCTTCCAGGTTCCAATATTATAGAAGTTAAATCCTATCATAACAATCCGGCACAAGGGGCATTAATCCTGGGCAGCATGTTTGATAATTATTTGAAATTCCGGCACAAACTTTTTTCAGATCCGAATGCAGGCGACCTTTTCCGTGAACAGACAAAGACCTATATTGATGAAATTGACCAATTACAGCAGGAGAGACTTAAGCTGTTAAAGGATTTTTCTATCTCTGATATTCATAAAGAAATTGTTAACCAGCTAGATATAATTTTGTCGATGAAAAAAGACTTGTTTGTGCTTGAAGATGAATTTTTAGAGAAGCAGATGACGATGGCATATATGAACAAGCTTTTATTAGAATACGAACCGGCAAAAAACGGCCAATATAAACCATTCCCGTATGATTTTGATGATGAAAAGATTAAAAATTTCAGCAACAGGCTGGATGATTTGTTATTCGAATACCATGATACGCTGCGGGTATTCAAGGCCGATACAAAAAAGGGCCGATTTCTGAAAAACCAGATAAATAAATTGTGGATTGAGCAGGTGGAGTTAATCAGAAAAAAAATTGAGCTACAAAAGAATGATCTGGAAACCCTGAGTCAGATAATTGATACCAAGAAAAAAAATATTGCCGGGTTCATCGATAGAAATGAGCAACTTATAGAGGTGCAATCCAGACTTGGGCGTTTGGATTCTCAAATTTCGCTTTTGAAAAAAAATTATGAGACTTTCTATCAAAAGCTTGAAGAATCAAAAATAGAACAGGCCTCCGAAGCCTCCCAGATGAGCAATGTCCAGATTTTAAGTCGGCCCTCCATTCCTGATAAACCGTTTTTCCCAAGAAAAATAATTGTCATCCCTTTGGGCATACTGACCGGTTTTTTAATCGGTATTTCTGTTGCCCTGATCAGGGAATTTTTTGATAATACATATAAAACGCCCTTTCAGGTAACCCGTCATCTCAATCTGCCCTGTATCGGTTCCATTGGTTATTCCGAAGAAATTATTGAGCAGCCGGTGATAACAAAAAAAATGAGAAAACTATTTTTAATTATATCTATTATTACCATAGCGTTTGTTTTGCTTTTTTTCCCTCGTTGA